The DNA region TAAGCTTGGTTTCTTTCGATGAAAGTGAGCAATCACTCGTCGTAGGGGCACCAAACAGATTTAAGCTAGACTGGATTAAGAAAACTTTTTCTGACCGCCTTCAAGAGTTGGCAGACCAGTATTTTGGTCACCCAATCAACCTCAGTTTTGTACTTAGTGTCGAGGTGTCAGGCGCCCAAACAGTGCAGCTCAATACAAGCCGGGAGTTGCCAGCGCAGCAAGAGCCCGTGGTGATTGCCGATAACAACTCCACTGAGGAGCAGGCTTTTGAGATTGAAGATCACTCCAAGCTGAACCCTAACCTTACCTTTGATACATTTGTTACTGGTAAGGCAAACCAATTGGCTCGGGCTGCGTCGATCCAAGTTGCCCATAACCCAGGAACCTCCTACAACCCCATGTTTTTGTATGGTGGGGTGGGTTTGGGTAAAACCCACCTGATTCATGCAATCGGGAATCACCTGCTAAAAGAAAAGCCTGGTGCCCGAATTCGATACATTCACGCAGAGCAGTACGTCTCTGATGTGGTTAGAGCCTATCAACAAAAGGCTTTTGATCGCTTTAAGCGCTACTACCACTCACTAGACTTGCTATTGATTGACGACATTCAATTTTTTAGCGGTAAATCCAGGACTCAAGAGGAATTTTTTTACGCCTTTGAAGCGCTCTTAAGCAATAAAGCTCAGGTCATCATCACAAGTGACACCTACCCAAAAGAGATGGCTGGGATTGATGACCGCCTTATTTCCCGATTTGATTCCGGCCTAACGGTAGCCATTGAGCCGCCAGAGCTAGAAATGCGGGTTGCCATCTTAATGAAAAAGGCTTTAAGTGAGGGCATCCCCATGAGTGAGGATGTGGCCTTCTTTGTTGCCAAACACCTTAGATCTAACGTACGGGAGCTGGAGGGGGCTTTAAGGAAGATATTGGCGTTTGTTCGCTTCCACGGCAAAGAGGTCACGATTGAGGTGGCTCGCGTGGCCTTAAAGGACCTTTTGTCAATCCAAAATCGGCAAATTTCAGTCGACAACATACAAAAGGCGGTGGCTGACTTTTATAGTATTAAGGTTGCCGACATGTATTCAAAAAAGCGTCCGGCAAATATAGCTCGTCCAAGGCAAATTGCTATGTTTATGGCAAAAGAGTTAACCCAAAAAAGCCTCCCAGAAATTGGTGAGTTATTTGGGGGGCGGGACCATACAACCGTTCTGCACGCAGTTCGTAAGATTGGGGAGGAGCGGTCTCATGACGGTCAACTTAACCATGAAATCCACGTTATTGAGCAAACCCTAAAATCTTAGGTTTTTCGCCTGTGGATAAGGTTGTGGATAGCTCAGTGAATAAGTTTGTGGAAAGATGGTGCTTCATGCAAAAATAGAGTGTTGATAAAAAGTTATCCAAGATTTATACGCGGTTTATACAGAGGTTTTCCACAGGTTTTTTTTGTTTTAATGGATTGTTTTATATGGGGTTTTTAACTTATCCACCGAAATAACAAGCCTTATTACTACTACTAATAAGATATATACAAGGATTTAAAAGCAATGCAACTCGTAAACACTTCAAGGGATAGTTTATTAAAACCACTTCAGGTTGTCAGTGGCATTGTTGAACGTCGACACACTTTGCCGATCTTGGCAAACTTGTTATTTAAAAAGCAAGGTGACAAGGTGTCATTTGTCTCGACTGACATAGAGATTCAAATTACAACCAACGCCAGTTTTGGTGTTGGTGCAGAAGATGTAACAACAACGGT from Polynucleobacter sp. AP-Elch-400A-B2 includes:
- the dnaA gene encoding chromosomal replication initiator protein DnaA, which translates into the protein MSNLQNPITLNSLSPLGFWDGALGALARELSPQQFKTWIQPLSLVSFDESEQSLVVGAPNRFKLDWIKKTFSDRLQELADQYFGHPINLSFVLSVEVSGAQTVQLNTSRELPAQQEPVVIADNNSTEEQAFEIEDHSKLNPNLTFDTFVTGKANQLARAASIQVAHNPGTSYNPMFLYGGVGLGKTHLIHAIGNHLLKEKPGARIRYIHAEQYVSDVVRAYQQKAFDRFKRYYHSLDLLLIDDIQFFSGKSRTQEEFFYAFEALLSNKAQVIITSDTYPKEMAGIDDRLISRFDSGLTVAIEPPELEMRVAILMKKALSEGIPMSEDVAFFVAKHLRSNVRELEGALRKILAFVRFHGKEVTIEVARVALKDLLSIQNRQISVDNIQKAVADFYSIKVADMYSKKRPANIARPRQIAMFMAKELTQKSLPEIGELFGGRDHTTVLHAVRKIGEERSHDGQLNHEIHVIEQTLKS